DNA sequence from the Uloborus diversus isolate 005 chromosome 1, Udiv.v.3.1, whole genome shotgun sequence genome:
TTTCTTCCCAAAAGGAACTTAGATTTTAAAGTGCCTCCTGCTGCAGTTATTTCTTTTAGTTATCTGCAGAGCAGTATAAGATAAAATAGGAATTTAacatgaaaatttataaaattgttaaattatgtaTATTGCGGTTAAAACTTTTCCAAGaaaagttaatgtattttgtaaaaataatcaaaataatatttcaaaaaactgatATCAATTTTAATACTTCGCACGCGTAAAATTAGGTAATATTTAATGAAGGTAAGTAcataatttaatgcatttaaatttttaacattaataaacttttcaaaattcagtGTTAAAATACCTAGAAACAATTTGTAGTCCTTTACCGAAGTTATGTTCATCATACTGTATTgtattaattttctttcaaaaaagataaaataaaaataaatacttttcacTTTCAAATCATGAAAACTCACTCGTTATACagcaagtaaaaaataattttgttaaatgtttcaGCAATTTAGAAAATGTAACTTTAtgagaacaaaacttttatttattcatttaattatcaAAGTTTGCAAATTGTAAATGTTGAAACGATGATTATTATGTTTGAGAAAAGCATTTCTCACACAATATTTAAATGTAACAACGCATACTTAAACGAGTTGCAGTAATTAAAGTTTTAGGAATGTTGAATGATCGACTTAAAAAAGAGATCAGCTTTCGTTCATTCAATGTAAAAATTCGAGCCATTCAATTCACTTAACCCTTCAATATTTCCCTCTCCACACTCGTCATATATATATAGGTACTGTTTGTTTGCGCTTGATTATTTCAAGTTTTCCAATCTAATAATGTGTTTAAACGGTTAGAAAAATTATAATACtcctgaaaatttttcaataggCAGCACAAATACATGGTCAACTAGTGCATTTGTAAAGCAAACGGTCAGGCGATATTTAAAAATCGCACTTTTTAATCTAATactttgtttgaaaaacttacgCAACAATAAAGTTGAGGAGGTAGTGTGGCGCATCACAACCACAACCTGATTAAATTTTATTCGCAAcgccaataaactatagggggcgctgcagtcactgtccaatggcggatgaaaaaggtaaaacaaacacatgccgtaacttataacttgctttgacgatTAGTGAATGactttaatttttcatcgtgtttgtgggaagctttcttttctattcatcTGAAATTAcactacaccacaaactgtctgaagcgtgtaatttaccccaaagaaaacacatggaatggaatgtttaaCCTTtatctttagtattattaattacCGCAAGgcagcgtattcaagctctggagttgcgaattacttatcaaatttctttatttagtaatttttttaaatttaaaatctgcaATTGCTAAAATTATAGCAAGAATGAAGATACCTACCCCATGATTTCCagcattattttgttatttaaaatcgTAGCTTGCAGTTATTATTATTGATGCTGTTAGAGATACCTGATCAGAAAGCTATTGACAGCTGGTGTGTCTAAGAGAAGATAAGTTTGCAAAAGATTAATCCAGATTCCTTATTGTTATGATCACATTACCGGTAATTATTATGatgaaaaatttacataaaacgaatttatttttaatttcaaaaattacttttccatAGATGAGAACTCTTAACACAACATGGACTACTGCTAAGGGCTCattacgtgattttttttttttattgattatacGTTCCCTTTTTTAGTTGAGGAtccctttttgaaatttaatatgtagaaaagtaataataacgaaaatacagttggctctctgtttaacgactttcaagggaccacaaaaaatcgtccttaagcagaaagcgtccttaaatatgcttttaacactatgatggaccatctgggaccgtgaaaaaccgtcgttaaatagagaaagtaatacagttggctctctgtttaacgactttcaagggatcacaaaaaatcgtccttaagtagaaagcgtccttaaatagaatgcttttaatattatagtggactatctgggactgtgaaaagccttcgttaaatagagaaagtccttaaacagagagccaactgtataaccttaaaatgtttttttccccaggtGATTGTGCTTTTGATGCTGGCTGCTTCCAGTTATGCCCAACTGCAGTTCGATATACCTATGGCCACAACGAGACTTGGAGATGATGGAACTTCGTCGATTACTCAGTACCATAGAGACGACGTAAGTACATTCTATTTTAGAGTATTCCTCTTTTGAAAAGTTCGAAAGAAAACACATAGAAACTAAAACTGAAACACTTCTTTCTTGGAAAGAACTATTTTGCAATATTCATTATGAAACTGACATAATGCAGCATTGATAATAAATCACGTTTACTGTTGTTGCGTTATAGCAACAAAACCTCAAGACATTTTCATAAAAGGAATAATGTTTCACTTAATTCAGCTCATACACTGTAAATAGTTAGTAGCAATATACTAGCCAAAAAATAGCATAAGAGCTCGAGTTATACGTAATTGTAAGTTATTCAtttaacataataataataatattttaattttaaatccatGCGTTAGGAGTTGTATTTGAAATTAgcttaatgttaatttttaaatactgcCCTGAAAGTTCagtatttttttccaatgaaaattttttaaagaaattaaaaatgcaatcttaaagtTGAACATGAGTTAAGTTAATTGCTTAGCTTTTCTGTTTATTTAATAATAAGTTTACATTAATACTACACTATGCTTTCAGTAATTAAATATCATtattaactagctgcgttgcccggcttttcacgctctaacttgaaaataaaaggtatgtcaagtgacgcgtgctcaacaatcaggcttgaacaaaaaaacaaaaaacctgtaaaattttcagacagattatggaaaaataaccgaaaaagaaaaaaattcaatcccTCGATTACAAGAAAAGCTTCAAGTGTTTgttcatatttgggaaaaaatgacTTTCTAATTAAAGACTTACAtacgttttacataaaatgaattaaaaacagttataattcactTTATAATTagcttggaacattggaacacattttatttgatgcaaaaaaatcaggggtttcaatggatattttattctagtttttgcgagcattttttgccctcatattatagaaaaacgacattttttaccctaaaattcgaacggtttggtACTTGTTTGACGTTCGAAAACACCTGTgtgttccttctcgggtgctcaagtacctccctgccaaatttgatcgagatccgacgtaaactatgAATTTGTATACAGAACATACATAGAAACATACCTGCACACAcatttattctttgttttatttatatagatttatataTATACTCGTATAAGTTCAATGCTCTTTCTTTTTCTACAATAGAAGTTATTGAGCATCGTTACCATACTTTAGACTTTTTCATCCGTTTTTCAACGATTGttctaagtaaataaaaatatgaatgctGCTTATAAAATTATATATGACTGTGATAttcatattttcataatttattaaagtttttcgaatatttttatatttgagaaagtataaaaaaaaacaatatttttaaaacaccaatatatatatatatatatatatatatatatatatatatatatatatatatatatatatatatatatatatatatatatatatatatatatatatatatatatatttatttatttatttatttatttatttatttacttatttatttatttatttgataaagGTATATAACTATCTAACGTTTGAAAGGCGCAAAACgggtacaaaaaaagaaaaaaaaaatgcacacacgtGTACGAGAAACCCCCTTTTCAACCCCAAAACATAAGCGGTATGTATGGAATGAATACATGTATGGTGTGCATGGaatagagatagagagagagatgcATGGAAAATATGTGCTTCACGTTAAATTGTGGTTCTTTTTCTTGCGCATATAACCCAGGCTCTATTGATATGAAAAATCAACACAACTAACTGTTTCtactttgatgaaaaatttttttttgaaaaaaagtactttacaaCGATTGTATTCATATGTGATATACTAAAAATCTAAATTCGTGCTCTAATTTTCCGCACATATACCTCTTTccgaaaataataaaaagttgttCAAGATGTGTAACCCATTAAAGTGATTTCCATTCATCATAAAAAGTTATTCATAAAACCAAGTAAGAGAAATCGAAAACTCTCAGTTATACCACCTAATGTTATGTTACCAAGCATGAAATAGATTGCTTAAAGTACAGTTGAGCCTGCCAATGAAATAACCAATTTGCCACGAAATATTACTCTAATGAAAGGGACATACTTTTACCAACCTTTCCCCAATTCTTTTAGCCAACATTCCAAAACGTGGGCTCGACAGTATTGCTTTTATAAAATCGATAATAATATAATCATATAAAAACGACCCAATTATCAAatcagcaatttttatttttgcagctACAGTAACAAAGTttatcttttcaataaaaaaggatgtttatcagtaaatattttgcactgatGCACTTCCTTGCAAaacattttcagttattttatacTCTTTCAGATTCCTAAATTTAAACTTATGAAGAAAATCGTGACTTTTTTCACAACTGTTACgagttattttgaacaaattcctGAGTTCAACAATTTGTAAAATTTCcttgatatatttttatattttaatcagtGATAATCAAATGCAATGACAGTTCTTTGAGAAAACTatcatttatattttagataatgCGTTTCTCTTAAGGGGAGTCGGTACCCCGTATACACTTaatattaaattgctaaaatgTATGCACcttcttaaaagtttttaatgataGAAACTTGCACCTTTAAGTGTTTTCAAGACATATCTAAGAAATTACTGAAGTGCACAATTTTAAGACAATTCCGTTTATTTCAGAATGtataaaatgtaaactaatagtctctttttaaatgaaaaacgagctgatgtgtgcatcacatgacttccttttacaccaattcaatgtcattttctcattattgacaattttaatgtgattcaatagttaacattctaaatatcaccaacaatgaccaaagtaaaaccagatttagaaagaaaaaaaatcgccaaatttgtctccaagttggagataaaacttggcgaccaaaagactggtgatatatcgccaagtgtccgccaaattataacaccacttgaatttgcatcgaaattaacaatgatttcccccaaaaaaggtgcaaaagacccctttagaaacattcAAAGCAAACAAAAGGTGTAGGTGCTTAACTAAAtcccacaaggagtctacgtaccaaatttcaactttctaggacataccgttcttgagttatgcgacgtacatacgcacatacatacgtacatacaaacgtcgcgagaaaactcgttgtaattaactcgggaatcgtcagaATGAATATTTCGGGAGTCTATATGTTCTCATGTGTGTATGCACGTGTGgccgggtcgaaaaaaaaaaaaactcaacattcatttgggggtgagcaaaatggaaattaaggccgatttttgagtgaaactttttttgcgaatacaatacttccttttctgtaaaaggaagtaaaaaaaaaagttttagaacatACAAGCAGCAGTTTAGGAAAAAGTGTGAATCTTTAAGAAACAATTTCACTCCAGTATACTTATGAACAAGTAAACAAAATGTGGTGAAAATCCGAAAGCAATAATtatgtaaagtagttttttttataaaaatgaacattagtttttcaaagtaaaattgtacgtacattgTAATACATTCCAGTCTTatcaatatttaaattgaattatttttaatctaTGTAAAATATGAATTCGGAGATGCTTGAAAGGtcttaatttgaatattttgaatataaaaaaactgaaaaattaattttttaaaaagttttatgatgCCAACTCCCCcgaactttctttctttttgagtgAACATATAACATTTTCATTAGATTAATAGAATATTCCAGGGGCGGTGAACGTTTTTTCGCTGAGAGACCACGTTCAGTTTGGTAGTTAGATGAAAGGTTACTCGAAGATAAGGTTACAGATTTGTTCTGTGTTTGTTGCAATAGTTTTAAATGAacctaataaaaaaattactgtaaaaattaCTTAAACACATTAAATCTGACATTTACTCAAATTTGCCATAACCACAATAATATGACTTGAACATTTTCATGCTCCTcgaatgaaataaaatgcaatagaTATACGGTTTACTAGTACTTACATACCCCCAAATCAAAACCCGGAATAcgactaaaattttcaaaaaaagcacgTATTTCTAAAAACTAATCTTTACTTGGCCCTTAAAAGTCAAACTCTTCAAGAGACCATATAAGGCATTTAGAAACAAAGGGAGGTAAGGgctgaaattgaaaatttggagttaaCCAGTGCAAACGACAAGAGAAACAATCTCCTGTTTTAGGACAAGAGATAGTGCAAGTAGTCCTGGTAATTTAAAAGTCCCCATTTAAAAGACCATATAAGGCAGTTAGAAACAAAGGGAGGTAAGggctgaaattgaaaatttatagtTAACCAGTGCAATCTGCAAGAGAAACAATCTCCTGTTTTAGGACAAGAGATAGTGCAAGTAGTCCTGGTAGTTTAAAAGTCCCTATTTAAAAGACCATAtaaggcagttagaagcaaagggaggtaagtgataaaattaaaaatttggagttaacaAGTGCAAACGGTAAGAGAAACTATCTCCTGTTTTAGAACAAGAGATAGTGCAAGTAGTCCTGCTATGAATAATGATTGAGGAATGAAACCCTGCATTGGATCTTaatttcaaacgcgttttactcaacactttaaaatgtctacttacatcccttcgcttctcacaaATTCATATTGGgctagcaaaaaaatatattgctctacactgtaaaaacaattcagaaacgttcctgaaaaatagtgggcagctgatgtgcccagcttcttccagtaacatatcttacaaaaaccaggaaccttttccgttaaaattcagtaaccttactgaaattatcctggaagcttcctaaaaTGTTCAGAACTCTtaccgtttaaagccagtcgtctctttggaattttagagtaaacttaggtgggCATACTACAATAGTTTGGCACCATACTGCGTTTtgaagaaagctccaaaagcggtattgcaaacatggccacagctacgaaagaattgcaagtaagtatcaagaattttactcgcctgcaattcttccAAAGCTTCGTAGGCCATAGACTGATTTGCAccctttggacgccttatcagtccGGACGGGCCGCAATCGAACTGCAgcggatacactttataaatacactcagttaatctttcaaCTGGgagctgaatatattttttgcaacagtgaaaagtcggcattcgtgcgacttgtagcaattcaggaaactttttgacaattatACTTGTTtcttccaggaagtggataaaaaccatagaaATCCCGTAAGGTTACATGATatattcagtaacgtttcggaattttttttacagtgtataatagTTCCGTGTTTTTCCAGAACCAAGGCAACTACGACTTCGGCTACAACGAGGGACACAACGAAGGCGGCACTTTCAGGCGGGAGAGGGGAGACGCATCAGGCCGCAAGGTGGGCACCTATGGCTACACGAACAACGAGGGCCTGATTCGAATCGTCAACTACGTCGCAGACGAGAACGGATTCCGTGCAGAACTGAAATCCACCGAACCCGGAGTGGACGAGAAAGAGCCAGCCTCGGTCATCGTCTTCAAGGAGGACACCCCCACCCTGATGACTTACCCCGGCCCGGAGGCCGCATCTGTCCCCGATGCCAACGGCAACATCCCCGGAATGCCACCTACTCAGCCACAATACGCAGCTCCAATGCAGTATTCTAATGTTCCTTATGCAGCAGCGTCTTCAGCTCCAATTCCTTACGCTATGCCAGTCGCCAGTAATGTCCAGCAACCTGGTATGGTCAGAGTGATGGTCAATGCGCCGTTCGGTGGATATTCTTATTCGTACTAAGTGTGGGTCTTTCAAAAACtgtatttaataaaaatcttCTGAACTACTTCATATCatgtttgaattgtttttcttttcaactttttgaAGATATCTAGTTGAACTTTTCTTcaacaaaatgttaaaagaaattCCATTCGTTGAGGCGTTTAGTATTAAAACTATGCTTTTTAGTATCAAAATCTTTTTGAAACTTTTGCAGACGAGACAAAAGACAACCACAgattaagcagttttttttataaagaaaaaaaacggttatTTACAACAGTTTTCGATCTGATTGGGTTAAGTGCACTTTACATTACTTTATAGCATGATAGCATCCattaaaaagcaccaaatcatgAAATAAAACAACTTTTGAAAACTCATGCATTGATCTGCTTTTGTTACTAAACGCCTGATATATTGACTATACTCTGTTCAAGGATAAGATAGACCGAAATTGAACAAACAGGTTATCAGAAGAATCGCCACTACCCTACTTTTGGGGATTTTCTCTGGAATAAAAATCAATATAGTATTCTCATTCACCGTCTGTTTGGCACTAATTTGTTCTTGTCCCAGCCGAACTTTTCTGTTTACATCTAATCTGTCTTCCCCGTGAATTCAGTATTGCTGCGTTACTAGGGTAAAAAAAGACACATCGGTTTGCAGAGAAGCATTTTCTTGAACTAGTTCAGTTCTAATTTCCTTCAACATAACTGTACAACagaaaactatgttttttttttattccctcaTTTCTAATTAAATTACTGCTTCCAAGGCAAGAAAAGCTTGTTGAACTGAGTAATTTCCAGTATTAGGATAAAatt
Encoded proteins:
- the LOC129226736 gene encoding adult-specific rigid cuticular protein 15.7-like isoform X2, producing MKVIVLLMLAASSYAQLQFDIPMATTRLGDDGTSSITQYHRDDNQGNYDFGYNEGHNEGGTFRRERGDASGRKVGTYGYTNNEGLIRIVNYVADENGFRAELKSTEPGVDEKEPASVIVFKEDTPTLMTYPGPEAASVPDANGNIPGMPPTQPQYAAPMQYSNVPYAAASSAPIPYAMPVASNVQQPGMVRVMVNAPFGGYSYSY
- the LOC129226736 gene encoding adult-specific rigid cuticular protein 15.7-like isoform X1, yielding MMKVIVLLMLAASSYAQLQFDIPMATTRLGDDGTSSITQYHRDDNQGNYDFGYNEGHNEGGTFRRERGDASGRKVGTYGYTNNEGLIRIVNYVADENGFRAELKSTEPGVDEKEPASVIVFKEDTPTLMTYPGPEAASVPDANGNIPGMPPTQPQYAAPMQYSNVPYAAASSAPIPYAMPVASNVQQPGMVRVMVNAPFGGYSYSY